A DNA window from Chlamydia felis Fe/C-56 contains the following coding sequences:
- a CDS encoding transglutaminase family protein has product MMPRLLCAFLVFVVGTVGIRSKVVCEIAVISQNKHEDFWNLDPYCLESLCAYFVIHNDHESRQKLAKFFPQLTVDELATLSNCVLLSKSSDYVFSDEDVSVMKKLSLQGIIFLCNRDGEPVLPEKDLARALVLAEFPGEEGRCKAEHYTLYLDILALRAHIERQRYLDQEHYALGSEAYHRATIEALNTILFYEEGIRYPSKNEMFSDEFSFLSSVADRKFGVCLGVSSLYLSLSQRLDLPLESVTPPGHIYLRYGGGKVNIETTAGGRHLPTEHYCDCLHIDELRIRSEKELIGLTFINQGSFALQKQQYHEADQAYEKARKYIDDDELEELLGVVKILKGQKKAGEALLKNSLQSQSEGSVSYDYLRGNIDKATLKLLFTDPGSTYDEIVCYQEALKKALQRSPKCCETRRRLASVLLHLGKTAESVFLLERCAEESPEDIVLHLKLCKVLCDRHDYVKAQKYFLIAESLLKDRGLRSEDKKSFTLYYEIRKKMFLIAP; this is encoded by the coding sequence ATGATGCCAAGGTTGCTTTGTGCTTTTCTTGTGTTTGTTGTTGGTACGGTGGGGATTAGATCAAAGGTTGTTTGTGAAATCGCAGTTATATCACAAAACAAACATGAGGATTTTTGGAATCTTGATCCCTACTGTTTGGAAAGTTTGTGTGCGTATTTTGTAATACACAATGATCATGAAAGTAGGCAGAAGCTTGCAAAATTTTTCCCCCAACTCACAGTTGATGAGTTGGCTACTCTGTCTAACTGCGTTCTATTATCGAAAAGTTCTGATTATGTTTTTTCTGATGAGGATGTCTCAGTTATGAAAAAACTGTCTCTTCAGGGAATCATTTTTCTGTGTAATAGGGACGGAGAACCCGTTCTTCCTGAAAAAGATCTAGCCCGCGCTCTTGTGCTTGCTGAGTTTCCTGGAGAAGAAGGAAGGTGCAAGGCAGAGCACTATACACTCTATCTAGATATTCTAGCGCTGCGAGCGCATATCGAAAGACAAAGATATTTGGATCAAGAGCATTATGCGTTGGGTTCTGAGGCCTACCATAGGGCGACTATAGAGGCTCTGAATACAATTTTATTTTATGAAGAGGGAATTCGTTATCCCTCGAAAAATGAAATGTTTTCTGATGAATTTTCTTTTCTATCTTCAGTTGCAGATAGAAAATTCGGGGTTTGCTTAGGGGTGTCTTCTTTGTACTTATCTCTATCTCAACGTTTAGATCTTCCTCTAGAATCTGTCACGCCCCCAGGACACATCTACTTGAGATATGGGGGAGGAAAAGTCAATATTGAAACTACCGCCGGAGGAAGACATCTTCCCACAGAGCATTATTGTGATTGTTTACACATTGATGAGTTGCGAATTCGCTCAGAAAAAGAATTGATTGGCCTAACTTTTATTAACCAGGGATCTTTTGCTTTGCAAAAGCAACAGTATCATGAAGCCGATCAAGCTTATGAAAAAGCTAGGAAATATATAGATGACGATGAGTTAGAGGAGCTTCTGGGGGTTGTGAAAATCTTAAAAGGTCAGAAAAAGGCCGGGGAGGCGCTTCTCAAAAATTCTCTTCAGTCACAATCCGAGGGATCCGTGTCCTATGATTATTTACGGGGAAATATTGACAAGGCAACCTTGAAATTGTTGTTTACCGACCCGGGTTCTACTTATGATGAGATAGTTTGCTATCAAGAGGCTTTAAAAAAAGCTTTGCAACGCTCTCCAAAATGTTGCGAAACGCGTCGTAGACTCGCCTCGGTATTGTTACATCTTGGAAAAACTGCAGAGAGCGTTTTTCTTTTAGAACGATGTGCTGAGGAATCCCCTGAAGATATTGTTCTTCATTTAAAGTTGTGTAAGGTCCTTTGCGATCGCCATGACTACGTAAAAGCTCAAAAATATTTTTTAATAGCGGAAAGTCTCTTAAAGGATAGGGGACTGCGCAGCGAGGATAAAAAGTCTTTCACTCTGTATTATGAAATTCGAAAAAAAATGTTTCTAATCGCTCCTTAG
- a CDS encoding SUMF1/EgtB/PvdO family nonheme iron enzyme, which produces MVNEQDIGVEFLGDYKILCYLRRGLWCQDILAEHRFIKKRYILKIPHAELTSSEAFMNAFHETIVKLATIKHPGIISIENVSQVDGRYFLVTEEREVPTLSLTQYLASRPQGLSELEIQDLVCQLAEILDYAHARGLVHGGLSLDSVHVDLSGPSPKVFLPEIGFSFLLKDQYAQHLLAELSEKSSFDKLKQMLLFQAPEPTSGTVVEDIYAFGVVVYVLLLRQFPQGVFPLPSEAFPNYIYDWDSLIKSCLSYSINQRPKKLSPLLVKKTAGELFVTAKAQCVEEELREIGEEPQIPSVANIIQESENQIIEESSDHLAFVLVEAKSIDEAMNTSVDSTEEVIREDESYSNALQSLLIREPVVSRYVEEEKEEIKPQPLFTEMVFIEGGGFFRGGREGQRDEHPVHEIFLESFFLDIHPVTNEQFVRYLECAGSEQDKYYNELIRLKDSRIQRRSGKLVIEPGYAKHPVVGVTWYGASGYASWVGKRLPTEAEWEVAAYGGIAQQRYPCGEEIDKSQANFFSSDTTAVMSYPANPYGLYDMAGNVYEWCEDWYGYDFYEISAQESHCPRGPAQGVYRVLRGGCWKSLKDDLRCAHRHRNNPGAVNSTYGFRCAKGVK; this is translated from the coding sequence ATGGTAAACGAGCAAGATATAGGGGTTGAGTTTTTAGGTGATTATAAGATTCTCTGTTATTTGCGAAGGGGCTTATGGTGCCAAGATATTCTTGCCGAGCATCGTTTTATAAAAAAACGTTATATTTTAAAAATACCCCACGCTGAGCTTACTTCATCAGAAGCGTTCATGAATGCTTTTCATGAAACTATTGTTAAATTGGCAACCATAAAACATCCTGGGATTATTTCTATAGAAAATGTTTCACAGGTAGATGGAAGGTACTTTTTAGTAACTGAAGAAAGAGAGGTGCCTACTCTTTCTTTAACGCAATATCTTGCTAGTCGCCCTCAGGGATTATCAGAATTAGAAATTCAAGACCTTGTCTGTCAGCTTGCCGAGATTTTAGATTACGCGCACGCTAGAGGATTAGTTCATGGCGGACTAAGTTTGGATTCCGTGCATGTAGACCTTTCTGGACCATCCCCGAAAGTATTTTTGCCTGAGATTGGATTTTCTTTTTTACTTAAGGATCAGTATGCCCAGCATCTTTTAGCAGAGTTATCAGAGAAATCTTCTTTCGATAAGTTAAAGCAGATGTTGTTGTTTCAGGCTCCAGAACCCACATCAGGAACAGTTGTTGAAGATATTTATGCTTTCGGGGTAGTTGTTTATGTTCTGTTGCTGAGACAGTTTCCTCAAGGCGTGTTTCCTTTGCCTTCTGAAGCGTTCCCTAATTATATTTATGATTGGGATTCATTAATTAAATCCTGCTTGAGTTATTCCATTAATCAAAGGCCCAAGAAGCTATCTCCCTTACTTGTGAAAAAAACTGCGGGAGAACTGTTTGTTACTGCTAAAGCACAATGTGTAGAAGAAGAATTAAGAGAAATAGGTGAGGAACCCCAAATTCCGAGCGTAGCGAATATTATTCAAGAGAGTGAGAATCAAATAATCGAAGAATCTTCTGATCATTTAGCATTTGTCCTTGTAGAAGCAAAATCTATAGATGAGGCCATGAATACTTCCGTAGATTCTACGGAAGAAGTCATCAGAGAAGATGAAAGCTATTCCAATGCTTTGCAGTCTTTATTAATACGAGAACCTGTTGTTAGCCGTTATGTAGAGGAAGAAAAGGAAGAAATCAAACCTCAACCCTTATTCACAGAAATGGTGTTTATTGAGGGAGGCGGATTTTTTCGAGGGGGGCGCGAGGGACAACGTGATGAACATCCCGTGCATGAGATTTTTCTAGAGAGCTTTTTCTTAGATATTCATCCTGTGACTAATGAGCAATTTGTTCGTTATTTAGAATGCGCGGGTAGCGAGCAGGATAAATATTACAATGAGCTTATCCGTCTTAAGGATTCGCGAATTCAACGACGTTCCGGAAAGCTTGTTATAGAACCAGGTTATGCTAAACATCCCGTGGTTGGTGTTACGTGGTACGGAGCTTCCGGCTATGCTTCCTGGGTTGGAAAACGTCTTCCCACAGAAGCTGAATGGGAGGTCGCTGCTTATGGAGGGATTGCTCAACAACGTTATCCTTGCGGCGAAGAAATAGATAAAAGTCAGGCAAACTTTTTTAGTTCTGATACAACAGCAGTGATGAGTTATCCCGCAAATCCCTATGGATTATATGATATGGCGGGAAACGTGTATGAGTGGTGTGAAGATTGGTATGGTTATGATTTCTATGAAATTTCCGCTCAAGAGTCTCACTGCCCTCGTGGTCCTGCTCAAGGTGTTTATCGTGTTTTGCGAGGAGGATGCTGGAAAAGTTTAAAAGATGATCTTCGCTGTGCTCATCGTCACCGAAATAATCCCGGTGCGGTAAATAGTACCTACGGATTCCGCTGCGCAAAAGGAGTTAAGTAG
- the ligA gene encoding NAD-dependent DNA ligase LigA, producing MHNMYTREQYLALCKDIEEDDYRYYVLHDPIISDYDYDMKMQKLLSIEAQHPEWRVLWSPSMRLGDRISGSFPVVTHSHPMLSIANAYTLEELNDFFSRVEKTLGYTPTYTLELKIDGIAVAIRYEQRVLVQALSRGNGRQGEDITTNIRTIRSLPLRLPKEAPEFLEVRGEVFFTRATFEQINSIQRQSEKPEFANPRNAAGGTLKLLSAKEAAQRNLELSIYGAWAEENTESHYDNLMLCQKWGFPVFGRPRQYKSVEEVVKALHEIAKIRDQLPMEIDGVVIKVDNTEDQKVLGMTAKHYRWALAYKYAPEQGETILEDILIQVGRTGVLTPVAKLRPVFLSGSKVSRASLYNEEEIERKDIRIGDTVYVEKGGEIIPKVVGVCLEKRPEGTKPWVMPEYCPVCHERVSRESDKVSVRCTNSSCSAGTIEKIRFFVGREALDIEHLGEKVITKLFDLGLIHRRCDIFQITEEDLLQVPGFKDKSIKNVLKSIEKAKSAPLERFIAALGIPYVGIGGANALAQHFLSLDAVMSASLEELKVIDGIGSKVAESIVDYFHQSDNVEEIQKMLSLGVNVLPYSRASASCQGKTFVITGSLEKMTRSEAEASIRNCGGKVGSSVSKSINYLVVGKDPGSKLKKAQELQIPILNESDLLKILYPN from the coding sequence ATGCACAATATGTATACCAGGGAACAATATTTAGCTCTGTGTAAAGATATCGAAGAAGATGATTACCGCTATTATGTTCTTCATGATCCTATAATCTCGGATTATGACTATGATATGAAAATGCAAAAGCTTCTTTCTATAGAGGCTCAGCATCCTGAATGGCGGGTATTGTGGTCACCGTCTATGCGTCTTGGAGATCGCATCTCGGGAAGTTTCCCCGTTGTTACGCACTCTCACCCCATGCTCTCTATTGCTAATGCCTATACTTTAGAAGAGCTTAATGATTTCTTTTCCCGTGTAGAGAAAACTTTAGGGTATACCCCTACATATACCCTAGAGCTAAAAATTGACGGTATTGCCGTAGCTATTCGTTATGAACAGAGGGTCCTTGTTCAAGCTTTAAGTCGTGGGAACGGACGTCAAGGAGAGGATATTACAACAAATATCCGCACAATACGCTCTTTGCCTTTGCGCTTACCAAAAGAGGCTCCGGAATTTCTTGAAGTTCGTGGAGAAGTGTTTTTTACGCGAGCAACTTTTGAACAGATAAACTCTATACAAAGGCAGTCAGAAAAACCGGAATTTGCTAATCCCCGAAATGCTGCAGGGGGTACTCTGAAGCTTTTATCTGCCAAAGAAGCTGCTCAAAGAAATTTAGAGCTCTCTATTTATGGGGCTTGGGCAGAGGAGAATACGGAATCGCATTATGACAATCTTATGTTGTGTCAGAAATGGGGGTTCCCTGTTTTTGGACGGCCACGACAATATAAGAGTGTAGAGGAAGTTGTAAAAGCTCTTCATGAGATAGCGAAGATCCGAGATCAGTTACCTATGGAAATCGACGGTGTAGTGATCAAAGTGGATAACACCGAAGATCAAAAAGTTTTGGGAATGACAGCGAAACATTATCGCTGGGCGTTAGCGTATAAATATGCTCCTGAACAGGGAGAAACTATTTTAGAAGACATTCTCATTCAGGTCGGTAGGACAGGAGTATTAACTCCTGTGGCTAAGTTGCGTCCTGTATTTTTGTCGGGGTCGAAAGTTTCTCGAGCTTCTTTATATAATGAAGAAGAAATCGAAAGAAAAGACATTCGTATTGGGGATACCGTATACGTAGAAAAAGGCGGGGAAATTATTCCTAAAGTTGTTGGAGTATGTTTGGAAAAGCGCCCGGAGGGTACGAAGCCCTGGGTTATGCCAGAATACTGTCCCGTTTGCCACGAAAGGGTATCTCGGGAATCCGATAAGGTTTCCGTACGCTGTACAAATTCTTCTTGTTCTGCGGGAACTATAGAAAAAATTCGCTTTTTTGTGGGCAGAGAAGCTCTAGATATCGAGCATCTTGGGGAAAAGGTGATCACAAAGCTATTTGATCTAGGATTAATTCATCGACGCTGTGACATTTTTCAAATTACTGAGGAGGACCTTCTTCAAGTCCCGGGTTTCAAGGATAAATCCATAAAAAATGTTCTTAAAAGTATTGAGAAGGCTAAAAGTGCTCCGTTAGAGCGTTTTATTGCAGCGCTTGGCATTCCCTATGTGGGGATTGGCGGCGCTAATGCTCTTGCTCAACACTTTCTCTCTTTGGATGCTGTGATGAGCGCTTCTTTAGAAGAACTGAAGGTTATAGATGGAATTGGATCTAAGGTTGCGGAGTCTATAGTAGACTACTTCCATCAATCAGACAATGTCGAAGAGATCCAGAAAATGCTTTCCCTAGGGGTGAATGTGCTTCCATACTCTAGGGCAAGCGCTTCTTGCCAAGGGAAAACCTTTGTGATTACTGGAAGTCTTGAAAAAATGACCAGGTCTGAAGCCGAGGCTTCTATTCGTAATTGTGGAGGGAAAGTCGGTTCTTCCGTATCCAAAAGCATCAATTATCTCGTCGTGGGGAAAGATCCTGGATCTAAATTAAAAAAGGCCCAGGAGCTCCAAATCCCCATTCTTAATGAGAGTGATTTATTAAAAATCCTTTACCCAAACTAA
- a CDS encoding FAD-dependent monooxygenase, with protein sequence MTDVLVMGANPTGLILANMLIQHGILAKVIDHRDSPDAPGFVDFRELPVVLSCSSLELLDNAGLLEDFVEKGHKLFGARYHWKKRTVLFKFSQASESRFPFALSTSYQELTKHLIHKFEENGGTIHWGTRPVTLVDNSIFIESTKTSQNFENREIYNPKWIIASEADSDPDIKDLFKTQLKPRKLAKEVLFVHCDEGEPFEESHIHLVPSSKSFLNFVFYNHEKGTKQLYLSNTCPPLSIKHKQKLLYNYNLAVADEHYHIKSVFHQYPSDYNNFLFVGNLANNLNLSYLTGINSNIHAAFNLTWKLIPVVKKAASKHLIAAKEIESGNILPHFSEKGQSRAKNLLLSSLYAPALMYYFLRGCRQLDVSGGDYYYPPHRALKYQNSDIIKMSSQDKEILGPGPGMRAINAQLENGSYLLDGLKSTKHLLIFFKERDDLERALKEEYGEWLEVVVTKDQKISSLYHANPDSLFIIRPDCYIGYRTHKFKLHELISYLLRIFAAEKVD encoded by the coding sequence ATGACAGATGTATTAGTCATGGGTGCAAACCCCACGGGTCTCATTTTAGCAAACATGCTCATTCAGCATGGAATTCTTGCAAAAGTTATTGACCATCGAGATTCTCCTGATGCTCCAGGTTTCGTAGACTTCAGGGAGCTGCCGGTTGTTTTATCCTGTTCTTCTCTAGAACTTCTAGATAATGCTGGTTTGTTGGAAGATTTCGTAGAGAAAGGACATAAACTCTTTGGAGCTCGCTATCACTGGAAAAAACGCACTGTCTTGTTTAAATTTAGCCAAGCATCAGAGTCTCGTTTTCCCTTTGCTTTATCAACCTCCTATCAAGAATTAACCAAGCATCTTATCCACAAGTTTGAAGAAAATGGTGGGACAATTCACTGGGGAACACGTCCTGTTACCCTGGTAGACAATAGCATTTTCATTGAGAGCACTAAGACTTCTCAAAATTTTGAAAATCGAGAAATTTATAACCCTAAATGGATTATTGCCAGCGAAGCCGATAGCGATCCCGATATCAAAGACCTATTTAAAACCCAGTTAAAACCACGCAAGTTGGCTAAAGAGGTCCTATTCGTTCATTGTGATGAAGGAGAACCTTTTGAAGAGAGCCATATACATCTTGTCCCAAGTTCAAAAAGTTTTTTAAATTTTGTCTTTTATAATCACGAAAAGGGTACCAAGCAGTTATATCTTAGCAATACCTGCCCCCCCCTATCGATCAAACACAAGCAAAAGCTCCTCTACAATTATAATCTTGCTGTTGCTGATGAGCATTACCACATAAAATCGGTTTTTCACCAGTATCCTTCGGATTATAACAACTTTCTATTTGTTGGTAACTTAGCCAATAACTTGAACTTGTCCTACCTTACAGGAATCAATTCAAATATCCATGCGGCCTTCAACTTAACATGGAAGCTCATACCTGTAGTAAAAAAAGCTGCATCAAAACATCTCATAGCAGCTAAAGAAATTGAAAGTGGGAATATCCTTCCTCATTTTAGTGAAAAAGGACAGAGTCGTGCGAAGAATCTGTTACTCTCCAGTCTCTATGCTCCGGCACTGATGTATTATTTCCTTAGGGGCTGCCGTCAATTAGATGTTTCTGGAGGCGACTATTACTATCCACCGCATAGGGCATTGAAATATCAAAATAGCGATATTATTAAGATGTCCTCTCAAGATAAAGAGATTCTTGGTCCCGGCCCAGGAATGCGTGCTATTAACGCTCAGCTTGAAAATGGGAGTTATTTATTAGACGGTTTAAAGAGCACTAAGCATCTTCTAATCTTTTTTAAAGAACGCGATGACTTAGAGCGAGCTCTTAAAGAAGAATATGGAGAATGGCTAGAGGTCGTGGTTACTAAAGACCAAAAGATTTCTAGTCTTTACCATGCGAACCCGGACTCGTTATTCATTATCCGTCCTGATTGCTATATCGGCTATAGAACTCATAAGTTCAAATTACATGAACTTATCTCGTATCTATTACGGATATTCGCTGCTGAAAAGGTAGATTAG
- a CDS encoding alpha/beta hydrolase gives MRKLSAFISLFFIIANTSHAAAIKVPGFPEIPDSLLVINETKTPKDEICRAVNVQSGEHNLVGTLHLPTTPMPKDGYPTVILFHGFRGNKVGGLTGSYRKLSRSLAQAGIASVRFDMAGCGDSEGITTEVPIKTYLRNGEDILFSITQYPEVNPRRLGIAGFSLGCHTAFHLARFYSPKQFQIRAISIWAPVADGAILFKEMYESIKDNSTVVDNIGKDFGFGPAPLVICEEDVKDFLSLQDHIVLNSLPTRIPILHLQGLEDNIVSLTQRDLFKNTAPGNTRFNTYDNTDHNLGSSPHLKMIINDMVEYFQSHL, from the coding sequence ATGCGCAAATTATCCGCATTTATTTCTTTATTTTTCATAATAGCAAACACATCTCACGCTGCAGCAATTAAAGTCCCAGGCTTCCCTGAAATTCCCGATAGTCTGCTCGTTATCAACGAGACTAAAACTCCAAAGGATGAAATCTGCCGAGCAGTTAATGTACAAAGTGGGGAACATAATCTTGTAGGAACTCTACACTTACCAACGACTCCCATGCCTAAAGATGGTTATCCTACTGTCATTTTATTTCACGGTTTTCGCGGCAATAAAGTTGGGGGACTAACGGGATCTTATAGAAAGCTATCACGATCTCTTGCTCAAGCTGGCATTGCAAGTGTGCGTTTTGACATGGCAGGTTGTGGTGATAGCGAAGGCATTACTACCGAAGTACCCATTAAAACCTATCTAAGAAATGGTGAGGATATTCTTTTTTCGATAACACAGTATCCTGAAGTCAATCCTCGTAGATTGGGAATCGCCGGATTTTCTTTAGGATGTCACACGGCTTTCCATCTCGCTCGTTTTTACAGCCCTAAGCAATTTCAGATTCGTGCAATAAGTATTTGGGCTCCTGTTGCAGATGGAGCAATTTTATTTAAAGAGATGTATGAATCTATAAAAGACAACAGTACTGTTGTTGACAACATAGGAAAAGATTTTGGATTTGGTCCAGCTCCTTTGGTAATATGCGAAGAAGACGTGAAGGATTTTCTCTCTCTTCAGGATCACATCGTTTTAAATTCTCTTCCTACAAGAATACCAATCTTACATTTACAGGGACTTGAAGATAACATAGTTTCTTTAACCCAACGAGATTTATTTAAAAACACAGCTCCAGGAAACACACGATTTAATACCTATGATAATACGGATCACAATCTTGGTTCTTCCCCACATCTAAAGATGATTATCAATGACATGGTCGAGTATTTCCAATCCCATCTATAA
- the leuS gene encoding leucine--tRNA ligase, producing the protein MRYDPSLIEKKWQEFWKEHKSFKANEADDKPKYYVLDMFPYPSGAGLHVGHLIGYTATDIVARYKRAKGFSVLHPMGWDSFGLPAEQYAVRTGTHPRETTQKNIENFRKQLSAMGFSYDEGREFATSDPEYYRWTQKLFLLLYEKGLAYMADMAVNYCPELGTVLSNEEVENGLSIEGGYPVERRMLRQWILRITAYSDQLLEGLEGLDWPENVKQLQRNWIGKSEGALVRFKVNNQNFLEVFTTRPDTLCGVSFLVIAPEHPEVGQLIAEDRREEVEAYICRAQSKSERDRISESKIKSGVFTGTYAKHPITGADIPIWVSDYVILGYGSGVVMGVPAHDERDREFAETFSLPIYEVLDTDGYCIHSNHGDFLLDGLWGREAQDYVIAYLQKKNLGESKVAYKLRDWLFSRQRYWGEPIPIIHFEDGTCRPLEDDELPLLPPEIQDYRPEGFGQGPLAKVKEWVDIHDKKTNRQGRRETHTMPQWAGSCWYYLRFCDALNSQAPWSNEKEKYWMPVDLYIGGAEHAVLHLLYSRFWHRVFYDAGMVSTPEPFKKLINQGLVLATSYRIPGKGYVYPEDAHEDNGVWMSTSGEELEVRQEKMSKSKLNGVDPQILIEEFGADALRMYAMFSGPLDKNKLWCNQGVSGCRRFLNRFYELVTSSLVQDIDDPKGMYLAHRLVHRVGEDIEKMSLNTIPSSFMEFINEFVKLDIYPKSALAMVVRALAPIAPHISEELWTILGNAPGIDQAGWPEVDPKYLEDTSVTFVIQVNGKLRARLDISKNAAREEVLSLAREAVSRYLEDKEVKKEIFVPNRLVNFVL; encoded by the coding sequence ATGCGGTACGATCCTAGTTTGATAGAAAAGAAGTGGCAAGAATTTTGGAAGGAACACAAGAGCTTCAAGGCGAACGAAGCTGATGATAAACCTAAATATTATGTATTAGACATGTTCCCTTATCCATCGGGAGCAGGACTGCACGTCGGACATTTAATCGGTTATACCGCCACGGATATTGTCGCTCGCTATAAGCGAGCTAAAGGATTTTCTGTTTTACATCCTATGGGGTGGGACAGTTTCGGATTGCCTGCGGAACAATATGCTGTCAGAACGGGAACACATCCTAGAGAAACAACTCAAAAGAATATAGAAAATTTTAGAAAGCAACTTTCTGCTATGGGATTTTCTTATGATGAGGGTAGAGAGTTCGCTACGAGTGATCCCGAATATTATCGTTGGACGCAGAAACTTTTTCTTTTACTTTACGAAAAAGGCCTAGCTTATATGGCAGATATGGCGGTCAACTATTGCCCAGAGTTGGGGACTGTCTTATCCAACGAAGAGGTGGAAAATGGCTTATCTATAGAGGGAGGGTATCCTGTAGAGCGCCGAATGTTGCGTCAATGGATTTTACGGATCACAGCTTATTCTGATCAGCTTTTAGAAGGTCTAGAGGGCTTAGACTGGCCAGAAAATGTTAAGCAGCTTCAAAGAAATTGGATAGGGAAGTCTGAAGGGGCTCTCGTACGCTTTAAAGTGAATAATCAAAACTTTTTGGAGGTATTCACAACACGTCCTGATACTTTATGTGGTGTATCATTTTTGGTCATTGCTCCAGAGCACCCTGAGGTTGGTCAATTAATTGCTGAGGATCGGAGAGAAGAAGTAGAGGCTTATATTTGCCGCGCTCAAAGTAAAAGTGAAAGAGATCGTATAAGCGAGAGCAAAATAAAAAGCGGAGTATTTACAGGAACCTATGCTAAGCATCCTATCACGGGAGCAGATATTCCTATTTGGGTTTCCGACTACGTTATCCTTGGTTATGGCTCTGGAGTGGTTATGGGCGTTCCTGCTCACGATGAAAGAGACAGGGAGTTTGCCGAAACTTTTTCTCTGCCTATTTATGAAGTTCTTGATACAGATGGATATTGCATTCATAGTAATCACGGAGACTTTCTTTTAGACGGTCTTTGGGGGCGGGAAGCTCAGGATTATGTCATTGCTTATCTGCAGAAAAAGAATCTAGGGGAGTCTAAGGTTGCGTATAAACTGCGCGATTGGCTGTTTTCTCGTCAAAGATATTGGGGAGAGCCGATTCCTATTATTCATTTTGAAGACGGTACGTGTCGTCCTTTGGAAGACGATGAGCTTCCTTTACTTCCTCCAGAAATTCAAGACTACCGTCCCGAAGGTTTTGGCCAGGGGCCATTAGCAAAAGTAAAAGAGTGGGTAGATATTCACGATAAGAAAACCAATCGTCAGGGGAGACGCGAGACGCATACCATGCCTCAATGGGCTGGGTCTTGTTGGTATTATTTGCGTTTTTGCGACGCGCTGAATTCGCAAGCACCCTGGTCTAATGAAAAAGAAAAATATTGGATGCCTGTAGACTTGTATATTGGGGGGGCTGAACATGCTGTTTTGCACTTATTGTATTCCCGTTTTTGGCACCGAGTGTTTTATGATGCAGGCATGGTTTCCACTCCAGAACCATTTAAAAAGTTGATAAATCAAGGCTTAGTGCTTGCAACTTCTTATCGGATTCCTGGTAAGGGATATGTCTATCCTGAAGATGCTCATGAGGATAATGGGGTATGGATGAGTACTTCCGGAGAGGAACTAGAAGTTCGTCAGGAAAAGATGTCTAAATCAAAGTTAAATGGAGTTGATCCTCAAATTCTTATCGAAGAATTCGGAGCAGATGCTTTGCGTATGTACGCTATGTTTTCTGGTCCGCTAGATAAAAATAAGCTTTGGTGTAATCAAGGCGTTTCTGGTTGCCGACGCTTCCTCAATCGTTTTTATGAATTGGTCACGTCGTCTTTAGTTCAAGATATTGATGATCCTAAGGGAATGTATTTAGCCCATAGATTAGTACATCGCGTAGGGGAAGATATTGAAAAAATGTCTTTAAACACCATCCCATCTTCTTTTATGGAATTCATAAATGAGTTTGTGAAGCTTGATATTTATCCTAAATCTGCTTTAGCTATGGTTGTGCGGGCTTTAGCACCTATAGCACCTCATATCAGTGAGGAATTATGGACTATTTTAGGCAATGCTCCTGGTATAGATCAGGCTGGATGGCCAGAGGTGGATCCTAAATATTTGGAAGATACTTCGGTAACATTTGTCATTCAGGTAAATGGGAAGTTACGAGCGCGTCTGGATATTAGTAAGAACGCGGCGCGGGAAGAAGTTTTATCTTTAGCACGAGAGGCTGTCTCTAGGTATCTAGAAGATAAAGAAGTGAAGAAGGAAATTTTCGTTCCAAATAGATTAGTGAATTTTGTGCTATGA